CGGAAAGTACATGGCCACCTGCCTGTTGTACCGTGGTGACGTCGTCCCCAAGGACACCCACGCTGCCATTGCCCAGGTCAAGACCAAGCGCACTGTCCAGTTCGTCGACTGGTGCCCCACTGGTTTCAAGGTTGGTATCTGCTACCAGCCTCCTCAGATGGTTCCCAACGGCGATCTCGCCTCGGTCAACCGCGCCGTCTGCATGTTGTCCAACACCACGGCTATTAGCGAGGCCTGGTCTGCTCTCTCCCACAAGTTCGACCTCATGTACAGCAAGCGTGCCTTTGTACACTGGTATGTCGGTGAGGGTATGGAGGAGGGTGAGTTCTCGGAAGCTCGCGAAGATCTCGCTGCTCTGGAGCGCGACTACGAGGAGGTTGCCGCCGACAGCCTCGGTGATGAGGAGGGTGTTGAGGCAGAGTACTAGACACATTGTTAGCTGGCTCTGGAGCGTCGTAAAGAGCACTTGATTGGCTCTGCATTGTTGATTGGCATCTTCCTTGTTCGAAGCTTCGCTTTTGAAAAAGAGCAGACACCAACTCGGCAACGACGTGCAATGGCGTTTGCAAGGAGAATTGGTAGCGTACATTCTCCATACATGAAGCGATTTTGGGATCAATTACCCTCTTTCTATGTTACTACTACCTTTAGTAATGCCAATAAATTGTCAAATGGCACACCTTCATCCTACGCCTCTAGTATGTTGACAACAGACAGAATGGATTGACTTGTGATCATTGACAAGGGCTACTACTAATGAGATAGGTGTGTGAGTTGACAGACAAGGTTGTGTGAATAATTCATTTGTTGAACTCATGGATGTGTTGTAGTGCACACGGCCTTGTTATCGTCGGTTACTAATAGCAGATTTTATCGCTGTAGATCTGCTGGCACTACTAATATTGTGTGTATTGCAGTGAGAATTAATCTCGGGTTGAGACTGGGTTATCCTTTCCTACGGGTAGATGGCACGCGTTTAGAAATGATAGTTTTTACTGGTTATGTTGGAAACTATGGCGGTACTCGCGGTCTACGTAATAGTTGGTGATAGTAGTGTAACCCTAGAGAGAAGAAAACGAAGTTGTTATATGTTATGTTTCTTAATTCAAGTATCTATTTTACGGGAAGACTTTGTCGTTAGGGGGATTTGTAGGTTTCCAAGTAGGTTAAAGATGTAGATTACTGCTTAGGTAAAAACCCTCTGTAAAAGTCTTTTTTGCGATCGTTGATGTTATGTGTGTGTACATACATACGTGTGGTGGATATCTTGGATTAAACTACAGCGTGTTTACCGTTAGTTATAACAGCTGTAGACTTCTACCTCAATCAACTATGATGTTTTCCTTGCCCTGAACGTGTTGTTACTACTACTATCGGGTCCATTCCAGTCCGGAATGATCTTTAATTGGGTGTGTAGGCTATCCTTTTTCCCTGAGGAGACTGTGTTAACGTGTTGTTTTGAGTGTGTAAGCTGTAAAGTTTATAGTCGCAATATTGATTTGTATATTTACCAATTGCCTAAACGGATTCGAATGCGCAACACGATGATACGAGATGACTTGAATTCTTCTTCTAGGTAAGAAGTAAGAGTGAAAAAACTCGGTAGAACTCTCTCTCGTCAAAGTCATGTAATCGATGGTCCTCTAGTTTGGTACGACACTTTGTCTTCTACCTAAAAAGAAGACTACCCTTCCGTCGCACCTTGCCATTCTACTGCCGCATTTTTGCGCCGTAGCAGACGAGGATATGAAATGGTACCATGGTGCAGTCAAATGAATCGGGACAGCTAGCCCCCTGACCATCGCTCCCAAGCGATGTTCAACGATGTTCGACGATGATAGGGAACAAATTAGATATCGTTACTCGACAGAAATTGACGAGGGCCACTAATGGAAGGATGAAGCTGCAACACAGCCACTTTATAGTTAAGTATCTGCTAGGTGCTTCGTCAGTAAGCTTCAACGTGTTCACTATGATTTTCTGACATCTACGTTGATGGTTTTGTACTACCCAAAAAATTCGATAAAAACAATAAGCTTCCGCCAGCTGAATAGGTTCTACGTACAAACACGTTGACGATTGACACACAAAAAGCTAATTGGCTAGCCTACATCGGCGGCACTCATCACGGATCTGGGGCAACGTGTTTACTATATGCCACAACACCTATTCACTCCTCGCTCGACCCATCATACTGAGCAAAGCTACAACAAGTCCACATGCCGTCACCATGTACGAACTAACCCCCCATGCACCTTGTATATCAGCCTTTACCAATGTCCAGCAGATGCCAAACAAGACACTGGCCAGAATGACAATAGCGACCATCACAACGATGATCAAACCAATGTTCCAATTCTCTTCATAGTACAGGCCCCATCCTTCTGCTGGCGCCTGTCCCGTAGCCTGTATTTCACCGCAGTTCCGCTTTGGGAGTTGATTGAAAACGGACATCTCCTCTTCAGCGATCAGTTCCGGGTGTTGGAAGTAATGCAACATCTTCGCGGGCAAGACAGGAGGTCCGTAGGCTAGAGGCCCAGCTGGTATACAATCGTACTCTGCATTTGAGTTCAGTGGGATGCACTGGCAGCCGTCTTGTCTGCAACAAGGCTTATGCAGACGCGGCTCTATATCGTTGTTTAGCCGTAGATGGAGCTTTTGTAGAGTAAGCAGCTATACTTTACAGACCCATTAGGTCTTGATGATCGACAGACCTTTGTAAACTGTATTTCATTCACTGTCTTCAGCACCCGAGAAGTCCAGCGTGTCCTGCGATTACGTGATATTTGCTCTCGGATGAAGTAGAAGAGCTGTCGATCGCTTTTTATTGCCCGGATGCTGTCCTGAAGGAAGAGCTGGCTGCCCTGGCTTTGCTGCATACAGGCCAATAGCAGAAGATCCTGCGCAGGCGTCAACTCGATATTGACTGATGCGGATGCTTGGGTCGTCTCAGAGTCGTTGTGTTGTGGCAGCACATCGTCGCGATCTGCATCTTTCGAAAACAGCCTTGTGAGGTCTCTTGTGGTATTCCTCGCCCACGAAATCAGACCCGGACCATATCCTCTTTGTGGTTCTTCTTCATTGTAAGTAGTGACAGTGACCTTGGTACCAGCGATTCGTTCCATTTGATCTATTAGCTTGAAGACGCCGCCCGCTCGATGTTCTTGGACATCTCCGAAGAGAGCACCGCCACAAGCCTGTGAGCTGTTAGTCCGGTTATTTACAACCGTTGACTAACAGTGGCAATAAATTCATGAAGATCCCTAGAGACGAACTCATAGCCTGTTGAACCACTTACACAGTGCCATCTAAGCCGAATGAAACCTGGTTGCAAAGGTCGTTCCCCAAAGCCAGCCGTCACTAGGACTGTGTTCAAGGCACAACTCATCAAGGTCGCAACGCGCCCGAATCTTGATGGCGGGGCATTCATATCATAACCCCTTGCGGTAGAGCCAATGTTCGATCGGTGCTGGTGAATTAGAAGGGTAAGGCCGAACAGGTATAATAGATACACCCGAAACCGAATATACCAACAACGAGGGCTTGGATACATAGGATCATAGTAAGGTGGCTGCTGATTTTTCTGCTTCGTGAGAACACATCTTTGTATGAGCTTAGATATAGTCTTATAGAATGAACCATACTCCTCTCTAAGATATCCCGTCGGCTAAGTCTAGTTAGTAATATTCCACTTTGTGAACAGGAGTCGACAAAGCCGTTTGAAAAAACTCACCTCGCAAATTTGTGTGATGAAGGTCTCAGAGACAGTTTCCTCACATACATACATATGGAGTTTCTCGTTTGTTAAGACGAAGTTGAACTCTCCGCGACGATTGTTTAGGGTCGTACCCAAATCGTACACGAACTCTAAGATGGCCGGATCCTCCATCGAACTCACTTTCCGGACTTCATTAGCGTCCTTCTGGTCCGTTTTCTTGAGAAAGATGATCAATGCTGGCTGAAAAGGTGGTCTTCCCAATTTGCAGAGAGCCTATAGCTGTAGGTAAGCATGATTTTAGTAATAGCGAAATCAATTGGAACTCATACATTACTGACAATGGCTTGAGCTGAGTTTTTTACTACAAAGGCGACGGGTTTCTGTTGTTTTGTTACAAATTTGACTAAAGCATTTATAGGCTTCTGCTATCATACCCAAAGAAAATTCTCCTCCAGCATATCTCTAAGTCTTCGACTTTCAATTGCAATATATGACGATTTTGACAGTAATGGCATGTTAGAGATATCATATCCATATGTCCAGACTTTAGCACCAGGCACAATTCTTGTGAGACATTCTTCGGGCCAGAAGATTGTATCTGGAGGATGGCCATCAAAACCGTGGATAAACAAAATACTATCCGTATCGTTAGATGGATCTCTAGACGTGTGAGAGCGTAATACTTCAAAGAAACTTGATCATCATTCTGATTTTTGTTCAAATGAACTTCATCATCCTTTTGCCCTTCGGTCGCCAGCCTTGTGAGGCCGATTCGTTTTACGGTAACCATGTGCCTTGTACGGCTGTAGTCGTATTAAATGATTCAATCCATAGACTAGGGTCGCGGACAATTGCGTGTTAAAGCGAGTGGCAAAAGTAGATCAAAGAAGAAAGATAGCAGCGGCGGTTGTCGCAGTTGCGATGTCATTCAGCTTCAGCTGCAAGCCTTGTGCGCCGCGGTCGCAGAAAACGCGCAATGCGAGCCAATTAGAGACTTCTAGACTATGATTTATTTGATAGTCGTGTCGCTTTTGCGACAGAACAGCATccacccgggtgtcataagatacttgacatactGGTGTACAAAGGCCcctgtagtcgccagacacgcctCTCAGGCGCATACCCATACTGTTAATTATCTTATAATACCTACTATGGTGCGCTATACTACTGCTAGAAAATCCATAAGACAGCCTTCAGGCTTGAAACCAAACCAAAGGTCCCCTCGACAGGGCTATGAAAATAAGCTGGAAAGATCTCAAGTCCTGAATTTGGTGTACCAGACTATCCTAAGACTGGTAGGCGGCACGCTATGGTAGTTGGCGCTTCTCGCCTTACCTTCAGATTTACTCAAGGCACCCAATGACGTCACAATCTTACTCAACACGCCTTGCCGTTCCAAGAATAGAGCATCCTTCCACATCGGACTACGAATGCCCAAATAACAGCCAACACTCCATATTTCAGTGCTAAAGCCAAACCAAGGTTTCTACCAGCAGCAAAGAAATCCCCAAAACAACACACCTTCATCTGATTTCTATCACGACAATGACGCCCGATCTATCTTTACCATCTCGAGCCCCCGAACTCGGCCAATACGACGATTGCAACTGGGACGACGCAGCATTCGCTGTCTATACTCTCCTCGGCGACAAAGTATCGGTTCAAGATGTTGCTTCGGTGCTAGAAAAACAATGGTTAGATCAGGGCAATGAGAAGCATCTCGTGCGCCCCGCAGAGCCTACCGCAAAGTTTGAGACTTTGCAGGAAATTGTCCAAGCGCATATCAACTTGGATAAGGGCAGGCAACCTCACAGCGATGCCGTCTTCGATCTAGAATGGTGGCCAACAGCcttcatcgtcgtcgtcagGGAGGACTGGAGAACGAAGACTGGAGGACTATTGTTTGTTTTCGCCGACGATGAGAACGATTGCGAAATGGACAAATTCTATTTCAACATCGAAGACGCCTACATGATGCTCTCGAGTCTAAGCTTTGGGGATGAGGAGTTGTCTGATAGTAAGTCATGTTACAGTAAAGAGGCTCAGGCTTGAGCAGTAAACTACTGCGACTATGGTGGCACTCTGCTCAGTACCGGGAACAAAAACAAACTTTTGTGAATGGCATGATGTCTCGTTTTGTCTCCTAAGTTGCGAATTACATCTGAGGCACATTGGCCGCGGGAAAGTGTATGTACAGAGAATGCAGAATCTTCCTCCTAGTTGACAGCTACAGTCGATATGTCAGTGAAAAATGTGGTTGTAGATTGGAAATGAAAAGGTGAGACGTCACAATGCAGATTCTGTTGATCCGTGGTGTAATCCCGCCTTACTCGGTGCCGTCTCTTTCTGCCCCCACGGCCACCAAGGCTCCCACACTCTAAGGCCTCCAACTTTTATGATGCTCCCATGGCAATCCTTGCATGACATGGCGGTGCTTATTTCGAATATGTTGCGTCTGCGGATCACAGCCTCAAGTAGACCTTCTCAGAGACAAATGCCCGAGACCGTCTTCGGTGAACAGGGAAGATCCACTTAATACGATAGAAGACCCGAATATATTGTATCAATCGATTGTAGGATGAGGACTGCGCCTGTGCCGCAGAGCCTTATGATCGGGAATACTGCACACATCCTTGAGAACAAAATCGTATATAGGATGGTTATTCTGTTCCAATTCAAACAGGACATCAGTTCACGAACACTTCTTATTCAAACACTGCATTACATATAGTTTCTATTGCCCAAAGCCCTCCTTCGCCAACAAACCAAGATGAAGTCTTTGTTGATCGCAATGGCAGCGCTGCTACTCGTATCTACGACAGTGGCAAAGCCACTGATGATATTTGATTGTGTCAATGACGGCCTTGGCGGTATGATACTCTGTCCTGTCAACTCATTCTCTATCCAAATGCACCAAAATGACCATATCTGCTCGTATAGATGTTTGCGACAACATGTGCTTCGGTAATCCAACCTTCAATCTTTTGCGTCAGATCTCAACACAGATTTGCTACCTATTCCACGGGCTATATACTGACCATTATAGGTGCATTCTGCCAAAAATGGGGCGAATCTTTCACTTGGGACCATCCTACCAAACCAGTAGGCCGCTCGCGTAGCCGCAAAGCAGGATGTGGGTCCAAAAACCGCTGCAGCAAGAGCCCATACGGCACAGCCTATCAGTGCGACGAGTTCCCTTTCAAATCGGTCCAGGAATCAGATGCAGGTGGTCAGGTCAACCGATGCGTCAAGAAAGGGTATAACAATGGTTAGTCAGTCCTTCAGTACACTTTATCAAACCCTGCATCTGTGTAGAAACCGAACCTAACGAATAAACACAGCGCAGAGTCAAGTCATCCGCCAGTTCTACAATTCCGAAGGCTCTTTCAAAGGAAAAGGCTGTGATTCTACGTTCCCCTGCTCCTTTAATATTGTTTTTGCCAATGCTGGTAACATCGACTGGTGCGATTCCACGGCTAGCAAGTGCAAGAACGATGGCAACGAGTACACCAAGGCAGGCAAGGTGCCTGACCCCAGCAAGAGGCTCATGCATCGTCAGGAAAGCTATAACGGAACCCTGCAAGTTGGCGGTATGTATCTTTTGGAGAGTGGCCAGTCAATTGTCTCGGCCCAGCCGCTGAGCATTGGGGATCGAGCGTTCAGGGTCAAGCGGCACAACGAGACGCTTTATGCCGAGTACAACCATATGCACATCCCGGACGACGAGCAAGGTCTGGAGCAATACGATTATATGATGGATAACCTATATCTAGAGGAGGATGTTGTAGTTGGAAAAGTTTGAAGTCTGGTTTGTGACGGGATTATCACACTATCCAAATGACCTTAGCAGGAGCTACCAATTAGTACTAAATGCGATTTAATGTTACCGTTGGAGATGGAGCAGAGCTGGGCTGTGGTGGAGGTGGCGGGATACCTGTACAAAGCTATACATCATCCAATCCTGTAATTGGACTCGAACATACGATTCTCGATAAGTGACGTTCGTGGGAGGGAAATCAAGATCGAAAAAAAGTCGTCAAACCTTTCTTTAGATGAGGTAAACAATAATTATCCAGTTTGGTACGCCAAGAATAAGAAGAAGGTCGGGTTTGCTCGTTCCCTTGTGAGCTCTACGCGTTTCGATTATGTAAACCAGCTCTATCTCTATCCACTCAACCATATTCACTAGTAGTACATTGTTAGTTTCTTGAATACTGATTTATGTAACTGTTTTGTGCCTGGTTGATGTGTCTTAGCGAAGCTGCCGCCTCTTAGTTCTTGTGACTTGAAGACACCAACTTTGCCTCATTCATATCCGCACTGTTCCTCTCTCTTACTCACTTGTCGGTTCCAGAACAACACAAGATCAAAGATTGATCTGCGCTAGCATGCGTGGGGCCACTACCCCGGCAGTAAGCGACCCCGCTTCTCGCTAGCCTATTATGGTGAACCAGATCTGTACCATATCTGGGCACCAGATGCACATGGTTATTACTTTTGCTTACTTATGCTTCGGAGTGATACTACCTTAGGTATAGAGTACGCCATCACTAGGGTTACGTATCTGATGACGTGCGCCTCTGACGTACGCACACGGTACGTACCGTACATATAACCCCGCGTAGGATGCAAGCAATTTCCCAGTGTAACACCATTGGCAAGTTCCTTCTCCGTATCATCTATCACAAGTACAATGTCTACCCTCGCCGCCCAAAAAGCAACGACCCAAGCCGTCATCGACGCATACAACGCATGGGACATAGAAAAAATATTAGCTGTTCGAGCGCCAGACTGTACAACACGAGTCCTTCCTGCATCCATGGGGAGACCGAATATGAGCAATAGCGAGTACCGCGAACGTATGAATCAAGTAATGTCGTGCTTCAGGAAGTTCACTGTAACGCACACCGAGTTTTGCATGGGAGACTTGCAAGAGACTAACGTCGTCTTAGCTTACCATTCACGAAGAGGTGCATGATGCGGACGCGCATAAGTGTATGATGCACTTGTCCAGTACATCCGAGACTGACATCGGACCGTATACGAACGAATACGCACTGATCTTGCATTTGACGGACGACGGGAAGCAAGTTATCAAGTTTTTGGAATTTGTAGATTcggcttactccacgaaaTTCTTTGCGGCGCTGGCCGAGGCAGGACTGGGGAAGTAGTGGAAGTCTACGGGGTCGCGATTCTAGACAGGCCTGAGTTGCTGATATGTAGTTTTCGCTGTGATTTCCTTGTATATACAACTGCGGCTCGTTAATAGTGGTTTCTCTTACTCGCTCTACTACTGTCTGTACTGCCGTATCCAGGATACAGATAGCACGTTGCTTGTCGGCAGGTGAAATTAATTGTGAAGAAACATGGATTGCCGCATAATCTTGTTATTGATCAGGACAGAACAGATGGGATAGATACAAATGTACGAAATGGATATCAAGAGAAATATCGATGGAGAAGATGATTATTCTATCGCTTCTCGAAATCACCTCCAGGCTTCCCCGG
This sequence is a window from Pyrenophora tritici-repentis strain M4 chromosome 4, whole genome shotgun sequence. Protein-coding genes within it:
- a CDS encoding SnoaL-2 domain containing protein, coding for MSTLAAQKATTQAVIDAYNAWDIEKILAVRAPDCTTRVLPASMGRPNMSNSEYRERMNQVMSCFRKFTLTIHEEVHDADAHKCMMHLSSTSETDIGPYTNEYALILHLTDDGKQVIKFLEFVDSAYSTKFFAALAEAGLGK